In Aquificaceae bacterium, a single window of DNA contains:
- a CDS encoding D-sedoheptulose 7-phosphate isomerase, giving the protein MLELVINSFRESAELKLAFVELYAERIVEVGQIIARALKDGNKVLLFGNGGSAADAQHIAGEIVGRFKRERRALPAIALTTDTSILTAVGNDYGFESVFERQIEALCMPGDIAIGISTSGNSPNVIRGLMKAHDLGATTIAFTGRDGGKLVDIAHYSFVVPSYDTARIQECHITLGHVLCEIIDRLL; this is encoded by the coding sequence ATGCTTGAGCTTGTTATAAACTCCTTTAGAGAGAGTGCGGAGCTTAAGTTGGCTTTTGTGGAGCTTTATGCGGAAAGAATTGTAGAAGTAGGTCAGATAATAGCGAGAGCTTTAAAGGATGGCAATAAGGTGCTTCTCTTTGGCAACGGTGGTAGTGCTGCGGACGCTCAGCACATTGCAGGGGAGATAGTGGGAAGGTTTAAAAGGGAAAGGAGGGCTTTGCCAGCCATAGCCCTTACCACAGACACCTCTATCTTAACTGCGGTAGGAAACGATTATGGCTTTGAGAGTGTATTTGAAAGGCAGATAGAAGCCCTTTGCATGCCGGGGGACATAGCCATAGGCATTAGCACCTCTGGAAATTCACCCAATGTGATAAGAGGTCTCATGAAGGCTCATGACCTGGGTGCCACTACCATAGCTTTTACTGGAAGGGATGGGGGTAAGTTGGTGGATATTGCACACTACAGCTTTGTAGTGCCTTCTTACGATACCGCACGCATTCAAGAATGCCATATAACCCTTGGTCATGTGCTTTGTGAGATAATTGACAGGCTTCTATGA